In a genomic window of Chrysemys picta bellii isolate R12L10 chromosome 1, ASM1138683v2, whole genome shotgun sequence:
- the SERPINH1 gene encoding serpin H1 isoform X1 has translation MAGLQILKLGTPEFQPRLLTDILQVSLGGLYSPLRGPDSAERDTHREISAASCKSRRPRAPARPVLHPQTRREPQRCRSDPARFTAASHSVEAMWVTNLLALCALAAAVPSEDKKLSDKATTLADRSATFAFNLYHTMAKDKNMENILVSPVVVASSLGLVSLGGKATTASQAKALLSADKLNDDYVHGGLSELLNEVSNSTARNVTWKLGNRLYGPSSISFADDFVKSSKKHYNYEHSKINFRDKRSALKSINEWASQTTDGKLPEVTKNVEKTDGALIVNAMFFKPHWDERFHHTMVDNRGFMVTRSYTVGVPMMHRTGLYNYFDDEAEKLQIMEMPLAHKLSSMIFIMPNHVEPLERVEKLLTREQLKTWISKLKKRAVAVSLPKVSLEVSHDLQKHLADLGLTEAMDKNKADLSKISGKKDLYLSNVFHAAALEWDTEGNPFDADIYGREEMRNPKLFYADHPFVFVIKDNKTNSILFIGRLVRPKGDKMRDEL, from the exons ATGGCAGGGCTACAAATCTTAAAACTTGGGACACCTGAGTTCCAGCCCCGGCTCCTCACAGACATTTTGC AAGTTTCTCTGGGCGGGTTATATAGCCCCCTCCGCGGGCCGGACTCTGCAGAGAGGGACACACACCGGGAGATTTCAGCGGCTTCTTGCAAATCGCGCCGGCCCCGCGCCCCAGCTCGGCCAGTTCTGCACCCCCAGACCAGACGCGAGCCCCAGCGGTGCAGGAGCGACCCCGCCAG GTTCACAGCAGCGTCACATTCAGTGGAAGCCATGTGGGTGACCAACCTTCTGGCCCTCTGTGCCCTAGCGGCTGCAGTGCCCTCGGAAGATAAGAAGCTGAGCGATAAGGCAACCACCTTAGCTGACCGCAGTGCAACTTTCGCCTTCAACCTCTACCACACGATGGCTAAAGACAAGAACATGGAGAACATCCTCGTGTCTCCTGTGGTGGTGGCCTCCTCGCTCGGCCTGGTGTCACTCGGTGGCAAGGCTACCACAGCCTCCCAAGCCAAGGCCTTGCTCAGCGCCGACAAGCTGAACGATGACTATGTTCATGGCGGGCTGTCGGAGCTCCTGAACGAAGTCAGCAACTCCACCGCCCGCAATGTCACCTGGAAGCTCGGGAACCGCTTGTATGGCCCTAGCTCCATCAGCTTTGCTGATGACTTTGTGAAGAGCAGCAAGAAGCATTACAACTACGAACACTCCAAGATCAATTTCAGGGACAAGAGGAGCGCCCTGAAATCCATCAACGAGTGGGCATCCCAGACCACCGATGGCAAGCTCCCCGAGGTCACCAAAAACGTGGAGAAGACCGACGGGGCCCTGATTGTGAATGCCATGTTCTTCAAAC CTCACTGGGATGAGAGGTTCCATCACACGATGGTGGACAACCGTGGTTTTATGGTGACCCGTTCCTACACAGTGGGAGTTCCCATGATGCACCGCACAG GTCTGTACAACTACTTTGATGATGAGGCTGAGAAACTTCAGATTATGGAGATGCCTCTCGCTCACAAACTCTCCAGCATGATCTTCATCATGCCCAACCATGTGGAGCCACTGGAGAGAGTTGAGAAGCTGCTGACCAGAGAGCAACTGAAGACTTGGATCAGCAAGTTGAAGAAGAGAGCCGTGGCCGTTTCCCTGCCGAAAGTCAGCTTGGAAGTCAGCCACGATCTTCAG AAACACTTGGCGGACCTTGGCTTGACTGAAGCCATGGACAAGAACAAGGCTGACCTGTCCAAGATTTCAGGCAAGAAAGATCTGTACCTTTCCAACGTTTTCCATGCTGCGGCCCTCGAGTGGGACACCGAGGGGAACCCCTTTGATGCCGACATCTACGGCCGAGAAGAAATGAGGAATCCGAAACTCTTCTACGCCGATCACCCATTTGTCTTTGTGATCAAGGACAATAAAACCAACTCCATTCTTTTCATTGGCAGGCTAGTGAGGCCCAAAGGGGACAAAATGCGCGATGAATTGTAG
- the SERPINH1 gene encoding serpin H1 isoform X2, whose amino-acid sequence MWVTNLLALCALAAAVPSEDKKLSDKATTLADRSATFAFNLYHTMAKDKNMENILVSPVVVASSLGLVSLGGKATTASQAKALLSADKLNDDYVHGGLSELLNEVSNSTARNVTWKLGNRLYGPSSISFADDFVKSSKKHYNYEHSKINFRDKRSALKSINEWASQTTDGKLPEVTKNVEKTDGALIVNAMFFKPHWDERFHHTMVDNRGFMVTRSYTVGVPMMHRTGLYNYFDDEAEKLQIMEMPLAHKLSSMIFIMPNHVEPLERVEKLLTREQLKTWISKLKKRAVAVSLPKVSLEVSHDLQKHLADLGLTEAMDKNKADLSKISGKKDLYLSNVFHAAALEWDTEGNPFDADIYGREEMRNPKLFYADHPFVFVIKDNKTNSILFIGRLVRPKGDKMRDEL is encoded by the exons ATGTGGGTGACCAACCTTCTGGCCCTCTGTGCCCTAGCGGCTGCAGTGCCCTCGGAAGATAAGAAGCTGAGCGATAAGGCAACCACCTTAGCTGACCGCAGTGCAACTTTCGCCTTCAACCTCTACCACACGATGGCTAAAGACAAGAACATGGAGAACATCCTCGTGTCTCCTGTGGTGGTGGCCTCCTCGCTCGGCCTGGTGTCACTCGGTGGCAAGGCTACCACAGCCTCCCAAGCCAAGGCCTTGCTCAGCGCCGACAAGCTGAACGATGACTATGTTCATGGCGGGCTGTCGGAGCTCCTGAACGAAGTCAGCAACTCCACCGCCCGCAATGTCACCTGGAAGCTCGGGAACCGCTTGTATGGCCCTAGCTCCATCAGCTTTGCTGATGACTTTGTGAAGAGCAGCAAGAAGCATTACAACTACGAACACTCCAAGATCAATTTCAGGGACAAGAGGAGCGCCCTGAAATCCATCAACGAGTGGGCATCCCAGACCACCGATGGCAAGCTCCCCGAGGTCACCAAAAACGTGGAGAAGACCGACGGGGCCCTGATTGTGAATGCCATGTTCTTCAAAC CTCACTGGGATGAGAGGTTCCATCACACGATGGTGGACAACCGTGGTTTTATGGTGACCCGTTCCTACACAGTGGGAGTTCCCATGATGCACCGCACAG GTCTGTACAACTACTTTGATGATGAGGCTGAGAAACTTCAGATTATGGAGATGCCTCTCGCTCACAAACTCTCCAGCATGATCTTCATCATGCCCAACCATGTGGAGCCACTGGAGAGAGTTGAGAAGCTGCTGACCAGAGAGCAACTGAAGACTTGGATCAGCAAGTTGAAGAAGAGAGCCGTGGCCGTTTCCCTGCCGAAAGTCAGCTTGGAAGTCAGCCACGATCTTCAG AAACACTTGGCGGACCTTGGCTTGACTGAAGCCATGGACAAGAACAAGGCTGACCTGTCCAAGATTTCAGGCAAGAAAGATCTGTACCTTTCCAACGTTTTCCATGCTGCGGCCCTCGAGTGGGACACCGAGGGGAACCCCTTTGATGCCGACATCTACGGCCGAGAAGAAATGAGGAATCCGAAACTCTTCTACGCCGATCACCCATTTGTCTTTGTGATCAAGGACAATAAAACCAACTCCATTCTTTTCATTGGCAGGCTAGTGAGGCCCAAAGGGGACAAAATGCGCGATGAATTGTAG